In one window of Terriglobia bacterium DNA:
- a CDS encoding integration host factor subunit beta → MTKADLVEEVIRVSSLSKKQAEIIVNTVFDSVVEALQRDDKIELRGFGSFRVRRRRSRQGRNPKTGDRVAVPAKRIPYFKPGKELKDLINGGPEAGAQEAAAGEPAGTPPQRL, encoded by the coding sequence ATGACCAAGGCCGACCTCGTGGAGGAAGTGATCAGGGTCTCGAGCCTCAGCAAGAAGCAGGCGGAAATCATCGTGAACACGGTCTTCGACTCGGTCGTCGAAGCGCTCCAGCGGGACGACAAGATCGAGCTCAGGGGTTTCGGCAGCTTCCGCGTCCGCCGCCGCCGCTCCCGACAGGGAAGGAACCCGAAGACCGGCGACCGGGTCGCCGTGCCCGCGAAGCGCATCCCTTACTTCAAGCCGGGCAAAGAGCTGAAGGATCTCATCAACGGCGGTCCCGAGGCCGGGGCTCAGGAGGCCGCGGCTGGCGAGCCCGCG